The Thermococcus sp. genome contains a region encoding:
- a CDS encoding DEAD/DEAH box helicase has protein sequence MSLFETFKPLKSEIARVHVFPPKEGEFGEFRFDNPEVNELLEELGFSLYHHQVEALKSLYTGKNIVVTTPTASGKSEIFRLAIFDSYLSNPRATYLLIYPTRALINNQLEKFSIQNLVFYRLTGKHVSARVLTGDVPWEERKTLIRERPRVIFTTPDMLHYNILRRWRDYEWLLRNLRYLVVDELHVYRGVFGSNFAYLFRRLDFRLRKLGARPQIIALSATLRNPRDFAEKLFRKEFGAISGATNPFPRRYLVLFEPKNLDERQLLRAVVERLTWEKVKTLVFFDSRRGTEKLLRFLLGSTAFSKVTTYKGTLPRNVRWEIERDFKDGKLLVLLTTNALELGIDIGDLDAVVNYGIPPDGLFSLIQRFGRAGRSADREALNAIVLRKNGLDYYYREHFDELVERLGRGIIEYMPVNLENDRIAEKHLHYLLTELGIVDWDELDEFERKVVERLVIERKSDLKRNPLTGKLEVRLRKPAFSYSSLRTASDETFFLVKDEPWIRDRLIEKSSLRELLNFTNWLKLKGYIIEEVDSNEYHRSLLPGMAYFSRGELYMAMDRLSLGKFHFVFARQLNRFWRVETFAAKREEVEILERGEKKTYRGVEIHLGRLRVRHVYTGFAVKGADTGNYVEELLKLKESGILRAEIYSPMTGERVDEGDYSILNWEKFAKVEFEEPHVREFETEGIWLVFPDSIREAASEEFKEFFDVAVEKGSEDLAFTLYSDLDRRKLFPLYLGTTTHVIRKTIGDALQRLGISDEELAFAIKKMVDSKDGIGSALHAIEHNMIKIAPIFTYIDSRELGGYSYASFPGLPHAGRPVVFIYDGNEGGSGLVPIIYGNAEKLMEKSLEHLRSCPCKDGCPVCTLSPKCGTFNEFLDKWTAIRVWEKVLENKGEGFKGC, from the coding sequence ATGTCCCTCTTTGAGACGTTCAAGCCCCTCAAGTCCGAGATAGCGAGGGTTCACGTTTTTCCCCCAAAGGAAGGCGAATTCGGGGAATTCCGATTCGACAACCCGGAGGTAAACGAACTCCTCGAAGAGCTCGGCTTTTCCCTCTACCACCACCAGGTCGAGGCCCTCAAGAGCCTCTACACTGGAAAGAACATCGTCGTTACAACACCAACGGCCAGCGGCAAGAGCGAGATATTCCGGCTGGCCATTTTTGATTCCTACCTCTCCAATCCCCGCGCAACTTATCTGCTCATATACCCCACGAGGGCCCTCATAAACAATCAGCTCGAAAAGTTCTCCATCCAGAACCTCGTCTTCTACCGCCTCACCGGAAAACACGTGAGCGCGAGGGTTCTGACGGGCGACGTCCCATGGGAGGAGAGGAAAACCCTAATCCGCGAGAGACCAAGGGTTATCTTCACCACCCCTGACATGCTCCACTACAACATTTTGAGGAGATGGAGGGACTACGAGTGGCTCCTCAGAAACCTCCGCTACCTGGTCGTTGACGAGCTTCACGTTTACAGGGGCGTCTTCGGGAGCAACTTCGCGTACCTCTTCCGCCGCCTCGACTTCAGGCTAAGGAAACTTGGAGCAAGGCCCCAGATCATAGCGCTCTCGGCAACGCTGAGGAACCCGAGGGATTTCGCGGAGAAGCTCTTCAGGAAGGAATTTGGGGCGATAAGCGGTGCCACCAACCCCTTTCCGAGGAGATATCTCGTCCTCTTCGAACCCAAAAACCTCGACGAGAGGCAGCTCCTCCGGGCGGTGGTCGAGCGCCTCACCTGGGAGAAGGTCAAGACGCTTGTGTTCTTCGACAGCAGAAGGGGAACCGAAAAGCTCCTCCGATTCCTCCTCGGTTCAACGGCTTTCTCGAAGGTGACCACCTACAAGGGAACCCTGCCCAGGAACGTCCGATGGGAGATAGAACGGGACTTCAAGGACGGCAAACTGCTTGTTCTCCTGACGACCAACGCCCTCGAGCTCGGCATAGACATCGGCGACCTCGATGCGGTGGTGAACTACGGAATCCCACCCGACGGGCTCTTCTCCCTCATCCAGCGCTTCGGCCGGGCCGGGAGGAGTGCCGATAGGGAAGCTTTGAACGCCATAGTCCTCAGGAAGAACGGTCTCGACTACTACTACAGGGAACACTTCGACGAGCTCGTTGAGAGGCTGGGGAGGGGTATAATCGAATACATGCCGGTCAACCTGGAGAACGACCGCATAGCCGAGAAGCACCTCCACTACCTCCTCACGGAGCTGGGAATAGTCGACTGGGACGAGCTTGACGAGTTCGAGAGGAAAGTCGTGGAGAGGCTCGTTATCGAACGGAAGTCGGACCTGAAGAGAAATCCGCTCACGGGCAAACTTGAAGTCCGCCTCAGAAAGCCGGCCTTCAGCTACTCCTCCCTGAGGACGGCGAGCGATGAGACTTTCTTCCTCGTCAAAGACGAGCCATGGATACGGGACAGGCTGATAGAGAAGTCCTCACTCAGGGAGCTCCTCAACTTCACCAACTGGCTCAAGCTCAAGGGCTACATCATCGAGGAGGTCGATTCCAACGAGTATCACCGCTCTCTCCTTCCGGGAATGGCCTACTTCTCGCGGGGAGAGCTCTACATGGCCATGGATAGACTCTCCCTCGGAAAGTTTCACTTCGTCTTCGCAAGGCAACTTAACCGCTTCTGGCGTGTTGAGACCTTCGCGGCCAAGAGGGAAGAGGTCGAGATACTGGAAAGGGGGGAGAAGAAAACCTACAGGGGAGTGGAGATTCATCTCGGCCGGCTGAGGGTCAGGCACGTCTACACCGGATTCGCCGTCAAGGGGGCCGACACAGGGAACTACGTGGAAGAACTTCTCAAGCTGAAGGAAAGCGGAATCCTTCGAGCCGAAATATATTCCCCGATGACCGGCGAGAGGGTTGATGAAGGGGACTACTCGATCCTCAACTGGGAGAAGTTCGCGAAGGTCGAGTTCGAGGAGCCACACGTCAGGGAGTTTGAGACCGAAGGAATATGGCTCGTCTTTCCGGACTCGATAAGGGAAGCTGCTTCCGAGGAGTTCAAGGAGTTCTTCGATGTTGCCGTCGAGAAAGGCTCTGAAGACCTCGCCTTCACCCTCTACAGCGACCTCGACCGGAGAAAGCTCTTTCCGCTCTACCTCGGGACTACCACCCACGTCATAAGGAAAACAATAGGTGATGCCCTCCAGAGGCTCGGAATCAGCGACGAGGAGCTGGCCTTTGCTATAAAGAAGATGGTCGACAGCAAGGACGGAATCGGCTCCGCTTTGCATGCGATAGAGCACAACATGATAAAAATCGCCCCCATCTTCACCTACATTGACAGCAGGGAGCTCGGAGGCTACAGCTACGCGAGCTTTCCTGGTTTGCCTCACGCTGGAAGGCCGGTTGTTTTCATCTACGACGGGAACGAAGGGGGAAGTGGTTTAGTTCCGATAATCTATGGGAACGCCGAAAAATTGATGGAGAAGAGTTTAGAGCACCTCCGTTCCTGCCCATGTAAAGATGGCTGTCCCGTGTGCACGCTCTCACCGAAGTGCGGCACCTTCAATGAGTTCCTTGACAAGTGGACAGCGATAAGGGTGTGGGAAAAGGTTCTGGAAAATAAAGGGGAGGGCTTCAAGGGGTGCTGA
- a CDS encoding bifunctional aspartate transaminase/aspartate 4-decarboxylase, with the protein MDSSDGTNGGNILEDVKSLGELSPFEFKDLLIKLAGRTSERVMLNAGRGNPNFLALEPRYAFLQLGRFALSEAERHFGYMGDLIGGHCEREGIEARFEIFVRNHWNERGTRFLHSAVSYVRDYLGLSAGEFLHEMVQGYLGCDYPSPPRMLRIIEKIVVRYLLKEMGAGYDLGYSLVDETELFAVEGGTAAMAYLFESLSANKILNPGDKVALAVPIFSPYLEIPKLDTYRLVEIEVRADPEVGYQIPGEELEKLRDPDIKVFFVVNPGNPTSVKFDEGTLNRIKELVEGDRRDLIIITDDVYATFVDGFKSLYAILPHNTILVYSFSKYFGATGWRLGVIALHRDNVVDRLIRGLPEDIKRELDGRYAPITPNPRELKFMDRLVADSRNVALRHTAGLSTPQQVQMVLFALYALMDEEEEYKKAVKHILRRRYEALYRGLGIEPLSLQNYAYYYTLLDAEALAERLYGREFSRWFIKNFPPEEFIARLAREAGVVLLPGKGFDVPHPSARVSLANLREVDYLKIGRTIRKTLDEYHREFIEGRGVGDPRG; encoded by the coding sequence ATGGATTCATCCGATGGGACCAACGGGGGCAACATCCTTGAGGATGTTAAGAGCCTTGGGGAGCTCAGCCCATTTGAGTTTAAAGACCTGCTGATCAAACTCGCGGGCAGGACGTCAGAGAGGGTGATGCTGAACGCAGGTAGGGGAAACCCAAACTTCCTCGCCCTGGAACCGAGGTACGCCTTTCTGCAGCTCGGGAGGTTTGCGCTGAGTGAGGCCGAGAGGCACTTTGGGTACATGGGTGACCTTATAGGGGGCCACTGCGAGAGGGAGGGTATAGAGGCCCGCTTTGAGATATTCGTACGGAACCACTGGAACGAGAGGGGTACAAGGTTCCTGCACTCTGCAGTGAGTTATGTGAGGGACTACCTGGGCCTTTCGGCGGGCGAATTCCTACACGAGATGGTTCAGGGTTACCTCGGTTGCGACTACCCCTCTCCACCAAGGATGCTCAGAATAATTGAAAAAATCGTCGTGAGGTATCTGCTGAAGGAGATGGGTGCCGGTTACGACCTCGGGTACTCCCTCGTCGACGAGACGGAGCTCTTCGCCGTTGAGGGAGGAACCGCGGCCATGGCTTATCTCTTCGAATCCCTCAGTGCCAACAAGATACTCAACCCTGGGGACAAGGTTGCCCTGGCAGTCCCGATATTCAGCCCCTACCTGGAGATACCCAAACTCGACACCTACCGCCTCGTTGAGATCGAGGTTCGGGCCGATCCTGAGGTGGGCTACCAGATTCCTGGGGAGGAGCTTGAGAAACTTCGCGATCCGGATATAAAGGTCTTTTTCGTCGTAAATCCGGGAAACCCCACCTCTGTCAAATTTGACGAGGGCACTCTGAATCGCATCAAAGAACTGGTTGAGGGAGACAGGAGGGACCTGATCATCATAACCGATGACGTCTACGCGACCTTCGTGGACGGATTCAAGTCCCTCTACGCCATCCTGCCCCACAACACGATACTTGTATATTCATTCTCCAAGTACTTTGGGGCGACAGGCTGGCGCCTCGGTGTAATAGCCCTTCACAGGGACAACGTCGTCGATCGACTGATCAGAGGGCTACCGGAGGACATTAAGAGGGAGCTGGATGGGAGGTATGCCCCGATAACCCCCAACCCACGGGAGCTGAAGTTCATGGACAGGCTGGTCGCTGACAGCAGGAACGTTGCTCTGAGACACACCGCAGGCCTTTCGACGCCCCAACAGGTGCAGATGGTGCTCTTCGCCCTCTACGCCCTGATGGATGAGGAAGAGGAATATAAGAAAGCGGTGAAGCACATCTTGAGGCGCCGTTATGAGGCCCTCTACAGGGGGCTTGGCATTGAGCCCTTGAGCCTTCAGAACTACGCGTACTATTACACCCTGCTGGACGCTGAGGCTCTCGCGGAGCGCCTCTACGGGAGGGAGTTTAGCAGATGGTTCATCAAGAATTTCCCGCCGGAGGAGTTCATAGCCCGTCTCGCCAGGGAGGCGGGTGTCGTTCTCCTTCCAGGTAAAGGCTTTGACGTGCCCCATCCTTCAGCCAGGGTTTCACTGGCCAACTTGCGTGAGGTGGACTACCTGAAGATAGGACGGACCATTAGGAAGACCCTCGACGAGTACCACAGGGAGTTCATTGAGGGGAGGGGCGTCGGGGATCCCAGGGGTTAG